From Methanocalculus natronophilus, one genomic window encodes:
- a CDS encoding PKD domain-containing protein codes for MIREDSESAVTPAISVMLLVLLTAIIAIIMYAFIYGIPGGLEKSAFIAAEAGVLEINGTEYVAIQHRGGDEVFLNGSGAARGIPIDIRTTVAGGGPVLAGADYPVTWKAGQVLYLYNTPSGPKITIDRLTAAEGTGFPAGDLELVIIDTNAEVRVFGSTLAMAGSGPGPDEPPVAGFTADPNSGTAPLTIQFTDTSTGVIDSWNWDFGDGSPESPAENPSHTFADPGTYTVTLTVSNSGGSDDFSREIVVAPEIAGFTVEAWVKWNRDPAPPDGSHNHATIVVDGTNNDNSPYHLQHNSDNSLFEIAINTDQQRRFRWSTTSPVEGSWYHVVGVYNQDNEWLRIFVNGGTHENSISQQGTIIDSPGKYQVGGPEGVTFFTDNQRKFDGEIRGLNTYERAFTQAEIQARFNAGLPPS; via the coding sequence ATGATAAGGGAAGATTCAGAAAGTGCAGTCACCCCCGCAATAAGCGTCATGCTGCTCGTGCTCCTCACCGCAATCATCGCGATCATCATGTATGCCTTCATCTACGGAATCCCCGGCGGGCTTGAGAAGTCGGCATTCATCGCAGCCGAGGCAGGCGTCCTTGAGATCAATGGTACAGAGTATGTTGCCATTCAGCACCGGGGCGGCGACGAGGTCTTCCTGAACGGATCGGGCGCCGCCCGTGGCATCCCAATCGATATCAGGACGACGGTTGCCGGGGGCGGGCCGGTGCTGGCGGGAGCAGACTATCCCGTCACCTGGAAGGCCGGGCAGGTTCTCTATCTCTATAATACCCCGAGTGGTCCGAAGATAACAATCGACAGGTTAACCGCGGCAGAGGGAACCGGTTTTCCTGCGGGTGATCTTGAGCTTGTCATCATCGACACGAATGCCGAGGTACGGGTATTTGGATCCACCCTTGCCATGGCAGGAAGCGGGCCGGGGCCAGATGAACCACCAGTTGCAGGCTTTACCGCCGATCCAAATTCAGGAACAGCACCCCTTACCATCCAGTTCACGGATACCTCGACCGGCGTGATCGATTCATGGAACTGGGACTTTGGGGACGGGAGCCCGGAATCACCAGCAGAGAACCCGTCACATACCTTCGCTGATCCGGGGACGTATACTGTCACGCTCACGGTGTCGAACAGTGGAGGATCAGACGATTTCTCAAGGGAGATTGTGGTTGCACCTGAAATTGCAGGATTCACGGTAGAGGCATGGGTAAAGTGGAATCGGGATCCCGCTCCCCCGGATGGATCACATAACCATGCAACCATAGTTGTTGATGGGACAAATAATGACAATAGTCCCTATCACCTCCAACACAACTCCGATAATTCCTTATTTGAGATAGCTATCAATACAGATCAGCAAAGGCGTTTCAGATGGTCAACCACTTCTCCGGTGGAAGGTAGCTGGTACCATGTGGTTGGAGTATACAATCAGGATAATGAATGGTTGCGTATCTTTGTTAATGGTGGAACTCATGAGAACTCAATTTCTCAACAGGGTACGATTATCGACTCGCCTGGAAAGTACCAGGTAGGTGGGCCGGAGGGGGTAACCTTCTTTACCGATAATCAACGAAAATTCGACGGCGAGATCCGTGGCCTCAACACATACGAACGGGCATTCACACAAGCCGAGATCCAGGCGAGATTTAATGCTGGCCTGCCCCCATCCTGA
- a CDS encoding ATP-binding protein, with protein MSQQIFVDRNDELRFLLDRYHSQNPECIIIYGRRRVGKTTLLAQFLKKARGFYFLASEEGTALNISDFAHYAGEYLQDPDFERGSYPDWKAVFQALISHRRFAPSDGGKVVIVIDEFPYLIGRDKATPSIFQKIWDQILAHEPVMLIISGSSVSAMESEVLAYTSPLYGRRTGQWQVEPLPYPYLREILPYTEHDLILTWCILGGIPAYLRLFNPDLSFWENVEEQILTKGAYLYSEAELLMHYEFREAGNYISILRALVSGHTTLSAICQATGLDKGMVSKYLAILSRMKLILDEAPITAHAGFRRRHYRLRDPYLTFWFRFVYPRRAETETGKVEAVLHSIQDSIAPYCGEMFEILIEDLVRRGILFPDTPYSRLGRWWQNEIEIDIVGLDERTGSALFCECKWSEIGMRDARSIMAAQREKAEHVRWRNGERKERYALIAREIHGKEQLRNEGYHVIDLQDITLLSERFLADKGK; from the coding sequence ATGTCTCAACAAATCTTCGTCGACCGGAATGATGAGCTCCGGTTCCTTCTTGATCGATACCATTCACAGAACCCGGAGTGCATAATCATCTATGGCAGGCGGCGTGTCGGGAAGACAACTCTCCTCGCCCAATTCTTAAAGAAGGCAAGAGGCTTCTACTTCCTTGCCTCCGAGGAGGGAACAGCCCTGAATATTTCTGATTTTGCGCACTATGCAGGAGAATACCTCCAGGATCCTGATTTTGAGCGGGGAAGCTATCCGGATTGGAAAGCAGTTTTTCAGGCGCTCATTTCCCACCGGAGATTCGCACCATCTGATGGAGGAAAAGTTGTGATTGTGATCGATGAGTTTCCGTACCTAATCGGACGGGACAAGGCAACTCCATCAATCTTCCAGAAGATATGGGATCAGATACTCGCCCATGAGCCGGTGATGCTTATCATCTCAGGATCATCAGTGAGCGCAATGGAAAGTGAAGTACTGGCATATACAAGCCCCCTGTACGGCAGAAGAACAGGCCAGTGGCAGGTTGAGCCGCTCCCCTACCCCTACCTCAGGGAGATCCTCCCCTATACTGAACATGACCTGATTCTGACATGGTGCATCCTTGGAGGAATACCGGCATATCTCAGATTATTCAACCCGGATCTCTCCTTCTGGGAGAATGTGGAGGAGCAGATCCTGACAAAGGGTGCATACCTGTATTCTGAGGCAGAACTCCTTATGCACTATGAGTTCCGGGAAGCTGGCAACTATATCTCGATTCTTCGCGCCCTTGTCTCCGGACATACGACACTATCAGCAATCTGCCAGGCAACAGGCCTTGATAAAGGGATGGTATCCAAATATCTTGCAATACTCTCACGTATGAAGCTCATCCTTGATGAGGCGCCGATCACCGCACATGCGGGGTTCAGGAGACGGCATTACCGGTTGCGCGACCCGTATCTCACATTCTGGTTCCGCTTTGTGTATCCAAGGCGGGCAGAGACTGAAACCGGCAAGGTGGAGGCGGTTCTCCATTCGATTCAGGACTCAATCGCTCCATATTGTGGAGAGATGTTTGAGATACTTATTGAAGATCTGGTACGGAGAGGAATCCTGTTTCCGGATACGCCATACTCACGCCTGGGGCGATGGTGGCAGAATGAGATAGAGATTGATATAGTCGGGCTCGATGAGCGGACAGGCTCCGCCCTTTTCTGCGAATGCAAATGGTCTGAAATCGGCATGCGGGATGCACGATCCATCATGGCAGCTCAGAGGGAGAAGGCAGAACACGTGCGATGGAGAAACGGCGAGCGGAAAGAACGCTATGCACTGATCGCCAGAGAGATTCACGGGAAAGAACAGCTCAGGAATGAGGGGTACCACGTCATTGATCTCCAGGATATCACCCTGCTTTCAGAGAGATTTCTGGCAGATAAAGGAAAGTGA
- a CDS encoding PKD domain-containing protein: protein MRVKRRDQDAVTPAISVMLLVLLTAIIAIIMYAFIYGIPGGLEKSAYVAAEADVVEINGTEYVAIQHRGGDEVFLNGSGAARGIPIDIRTTAAGGGPVLAGADYPVTWKAGQVLYLYNTPSGPKITIDRLTAAEGTGFPAGELELVIIDSNAEVRVFGSILAMAGSGPGPDDPPVAGFTADPNSGKAPLTVQFTDTSTGVIDSWSWDFGDGSPESPAENPSHTFADPGTYTVTLTVTNSGGSDTFSENIEVWEDGDGFTVEAWVKWNKNPAPIANDERWATIVIDGNSDSNRRYHLLHKHDNSRFEIAIRTPDSTGVGDYIESNTQPLINVWYYLTGVYNQETGSLIIYVDANAERSMGVSTAGLIPSPTLYQVGGPGGITFGGNQNQRKFDGEIRGLNTYERALSPAEIQAQYNAGLPPA, encoded by the coding sequence ATTAGAGTAAAGAGAAGGGATCAGGATGCAGTCACCCCCGCAATCAGCGTCATGTTACTCGTCCTCCTTACCGCAATTATCGCTATCATCATGTATGCCTTCATCTACGGCATCCCCGGCGGGCTTGAGAAGTCGGCGTATGTTGCAGCCGAGGCTGATGTTGTTGAGATCAACGGAACAGAGTATGTTGCCATTCAGCACCGGGGCGGCGACGAGGTCTTCCTGAACGGATCAGGCGCCGCCCGGGGCATCCCAATCGATATCAGGACGACCGCGGCCGGGGGTGGGCCGGTGCTGGCGGGAGCGGATTATCCCGTCACCTGGAAGGCGGGGCAGGTTCTCTATCTCTATAATACCCCAAGTGGTCCGAAGATAACGATTGATCGGTTAACCGCAGCAGAGGGAACAGGTTTTCCTGCAGGGGAGCTTGAGCTTGTCATCATCGACTCGAATGCCGAGGTACGGGTATTTGGATCCATCCTTGCCATGGCAGGCAGTGGGCCGGGGCCGGATGATCCACCAGTTGCAGGCTTCACCGCCGATCCAAATTCAGGAAAAGCACCCCTTACAGTCCAGTTCACTGACACCTCGACCGGCGTGATCGATTCATGGAGCTGGGACTTTGGGGACGGAAGCCCGGAATCACCAGCAGAAAACCCGTCACATACCTTCGCTGATCCGGGGACGTATACTGTCACGCTCACGGTTACAAACAGTGGCGGGTCAGACACTTTCTCAGAAAATATCGAAGTATGGGAGGACGGCGACGGGTTCACGGTCGAGGCATGGGTGAAGTGGAATAAGAATCCAGCTCCCATTGCGAATGATGAGCGATGGGCTACCATCGTTATAGACGGAAACAGCGACAGCAACCGCCGATATCACCTTCTGCATAAACATGACAATTCCAGATTTGAGATCGCCATCAGAACACCGGATTCAACCGGGGTGGGGGATTATATCGAGTCAAACACCCAACCTTTGATAAATGTCTGGTACTACCTGACTGGTGTGTACAACCAGGAGACAGGAAGCCTGATCATCTATGTAGATGCCAATGCAGAGAGAAGCATGGGGGTCAGTACTGCAGGACTTATCCCATCACCGACTCTGTACCAGGTTGGAGGGCCGGGTGGCATTACCTTTGGTGGAAACCAGAACCAGAGAAAATTCGACGGCGAGATCCGTGGCCTCAACACATACGAGCGGGCGTTAAGCCCGGCCGAAATACAGGCACAGTATAACGCAGGCCTCCCCCCGGCATAA
- a CDS encoding LamG-like jellyroll fold domain-containing protein, whose amino-acid sequence MSRREPDNAVTPAISVMLLVLLTAIIAIIMYAFIYGIPGGLEKSAFIAAEAGVDEINGTEFLTISHRGGDEVFLNGSGAARGIPIDIRTTAAGGGPVLAGADYPVTWKAGQVLYLYNTPSGPKITIDRLTAAEGTGFPAGDLELVIIDTNAEVRVFGSTFAISGNGQGSTFHMLTLEAEPVQGGSVAGEGNYSHGAGIPVIATQKEGYRFVKWTEAGEEISIDSNFTYTMPDRDVSLIAFFEPGPIPVTYSAFWPLDEGTGAIASDRAGSYDGSIINPNWIECQDRGYLLFDGSTSYVNIEGNPNLKPVSAVSFEAWVYPTEYKTAKVIQMRDWDGHGLDLNLWKGWQGGVNHGPGAKTTIDWAPSDANRRPDLFTWYHLALVYDNATLKLYVDGVLEKSQPLTGALHIWSFNPPIRIGSEGGDGHKFFKGSIANVGYSTDAFTAAEIAAQAATPPGGCPPEVHFTAVPAHGQIPLTVSFTDTSTRMPYAWSWDFGDGNTSAEQNPVHTYESAGTYTVTLQATNIFGTASRTQEDLIHAEGVIEPGNLLINPAFSGTLGERPDSWQGTSRITSEAVNGNNIVMDISDGGGFLRQSVDGIETDKAYTLSFYAKKNGTINSGWSQLAFYDDKDKYIDACVIVHNFDEVIQDDWQIFEGTCHTIPANTGSIRVEIIRGLGTTGTDALFIHSPVLVAG is encoded by the coding sequence ATGTCCAGAAGAGAGCCGGATAATGCAGTCACCCCCGCAATCAGCGTCATGCTGCTCGTCCTCCTCACCGCAATTATCGCGATCATCATGTATGCCTTCATCTACGGCATCCCCGGCGGGCTTGAGAAGTCGGCATTCATCGCAGCCGAGGCTGGTGTGGATGAGATCAACGGAACAGAGTTTCTCACCATCAGCCACCGGGGCGGCGACGAGGTCTTCCTGAATGGATCAGGCGCCGCCCGTGGCATCCCAATCGATATCAGGACGACGGCAGCCGGGGGCGGACCGGTGCTGGCGGGAGCGGATTATCCCGTCACCTGGAAGGCGGGGCAGGTTCTCTATCTCTATAATACCCCAAGTGGTCCGAAGATAACGATTGACAGGTTAACCGCAGCAGAGGGCACCGGCTTCCCTGCGGGTGATCTTGAGCTTGTCATCATCGACACGAATGCCGAGGTACGGGTATTTGGATCCACCTTTGCAATCTCCGGCAATGGACAGGGGTCAACCTTCCATATGCTGACACTGGAGGCAGAACCGGTTCAGGGAGGCAGTGTGGCGGGTGAAGGAAATTATTCACATGGTGCTGGGATCCCAGTCATTGCCACACAAAAAGAGGGCTACAGATTTGTTAAGTGGACAGAAGCAGGTGAGGAGATCAGTATTGATTCCAACTTCACCTATACCATGCCGGACAGAGACGTGAGCCTTATTGCATTTTTTGAACCAGGACCCATACCTGTGACGTATTCAGCCTTCTGGCCACTTGATGAAGGGACAGGAGCCATTGCCTCCGACAGAGCCGGATCCTATGACGGGAGTATCATCAATCCGAACTGGATCGAATGTCAGGATCGTGGCTATCTCCTCTTTGATGGCAGCACATCATACGTCAATATTGAGGGGAACCCAAACCTAAAGCCAGTCTCCGCAGTCAGCTTTGAGGCTTGGGTCTATCCAACAGAGTATAAAACTGCCAAGGTCATCCAGATGAGAGACTGGGATGGCCATGGACTGGATCTCAATCTCTGGAAGGGTTGGCAGGGCGGGGTAAACCATGGACCAGGCGCTAAGACAACAATCGATTGGGCGCCTTCAGATGCCAACAGGCGGCCGGATCTCTTCACATGGTACCATCTGGCACTCGTCTATGACAATGCCACATTGAAACTATATGTGGATGGTGTCCTGGAGAAGAGTCAGCCACTCACCGGAGCCCTCCATATATGGTCGTTCAATCCTCCGATCCGGATTGGATCAGAAGGAGGGGATGGGCATAAGTTCTTCAAAGGCAGCATCGCCAATGTCGGGTATTCAACAGATGCATTTACCGCTGCTGAGATTGCAGCCCAGGCCGCCACTCCTCCCGGTGGCTGTCCGCCTGAGGTACACTTTACCGCAGTACCTGCTCATGGACAGATACCACTCACGGTCTCTTTCACCGATACCTCAACACGAATGCCATATGCGTGGAGCTGGGACTTTGGGGACGGGAATACATCAGCCGAACAGAATCCTGTGCATACCTATGAGAGCGCAGGTACATACACCGTCACGCTGCAGGCGACAAATATCTTTGGAACTGCAAGCCGTACACAAGAGGATCTTATCCATGCAGAGGGTGTTATTGAACCAGGGAATCTACTCATCAACCCGGCGTTCTCTGGGACTCTGGGAGAGAGACCTGATAGCTGGCAGGGAACAAGCAGGATAACATCAGAAGCAGTCAATGGAAACAACATAGTGATGGACATATCAGATGGTGGCGGGTTTCTGAGGCAGTCTGTAGACGGCATAGAGACCGATAAAGCATATACGCTCTCCTTTTATGCAAAGAAGAATGGAACGATTAATAGTGGCTGGTCTCAACTGGCGTTTTACGATGATAAGGATAAGTACATTGATGCCTGTGTTATAGTACATAATTTTGACGAAGTAATACAAGATGACTGGCAAATATTTGAAGGAACGTGTCACACTATACCTGCCAATACCGGCTCCATCCGGGTTGAGATAATACGAGGCCTAGGTACTACCGGCACCGATGCCCTCTTCATTCACTCGCCTGTGTTGGTAGCGGGTTAA
- a CDS encoding L-threonylcarbamoyladenylate synthase, with product MENSIQRAVDVLRRDGLIVYPTETVYGLGGDAFSDIAIDRVYEAKSRLRGKPISIAVSDMEMLACVAYVDDAAEQFINRFLPGPVTVILRAKQCLPAELTGGTGMIGIRWPDHEIALAIVRELDAPITATSANISGDISPRTISEVNVRHDFFVDGGELPGTPSTVVDLQAKEIVRPGSELDEIVDFLLKMD from the coding sequence ATGGAAAATAGTATACAGCGTGCAGTGGATGTCCTTCGCCGTGACGGACTGATCGTCTACCCGACAGAGACGGTATATGGACTTGGAGGAGATGCCTTCTCAGATATTGCAATTGATCGTGTCTATGAGGCAAAGAGCAGGCTCCGGGGCAAGCCAATCTCAATTGCAGTCTCTGATATGGAGATGCTCGCATGCGTTGCCTATGTTGATGATGCCGCAGAACAGTTCATCAACCGCTTCCTTCCGGGTCCGGTAACTGTCATACTCAGGGCAAAACAGTGTCTTCCTGCAGAACTGACCGGCGGAACCGGGATGATCGGCATCCGCTGGCCTGACCATGAGATTGCACTTGCCATTGTCCGGGAACTGGATGCCCCGATCACCGCGACAAGCGCCAATATATCCGGCGATATATCACCACGGACAATATCGGAAGTGAATGTCCGCCATGATTTTTTTGTCGACGGTGGAGAACTCCCGGGCACACCAAGCACCGTCGTCGATCTCCAGGCAAAAGAGATTGTCCGTCCGGGTTCAGAGCTTGACGAGATCGTTGATTTCCTCTTAAAAATGGACTGA
- a CDS encoding mismatch-specific DNA-glycosylase: protein MYILEDILAHNQLIVFCGSAASRKSAERGCYYCGPGNKFWPQFSRITGRENVMPASIDDCRIVLEYGIGLTDLNKTESGSDRSLTKAKYETDNCIQKMLEYKPRFIVFNGKEAARHALKKRDVRYGLQTIMIGESAVFVAPSTSGLAAKDWKTHGEEYWNRIGGIYTEIKAREGQERKSQNY, encoded by the coding sequence ATGTACATTCTCGAAGATATCCTGGCCCATAACCAGCTCATCGTCTTTTGCGGATCTGCCGCCAGCAGGAAATCAGCAGAGAGGGGATGCTACTATTGCGGCCCCGGCAATAAATTCTGGCCGCAGTTCTCCCGGATAACCGGCAGAGAGAACGTAATGCCCGCCTCCATTGATGATTGCAGGATTGTGTTGGAATACGGAATAGGGCTTACGGATCTGAATAAGACTGAGTCGGGATCCGACAGATCCCTGACAAAAGCAAAATACGAAACAGATAATTGCATTCAGAAGATGCTGGAGTACAAACCCCGTTTCATCGTTTTTAATGGGAAGGAGGCCGCCAGGCACGCCTTGAAGAAAAGGGATGTACGCTATGGATTACAAACTATAATGATTGGAGAGAGTGCTGTATTCGTTGCTCCATCAACCTCCGGACTCGCAGCAAAAGACTGGAAGACACACGGCGAAGAGTACTGGAACAGGATAGGAGGGATCTATACAGAGATAAAGGCAAGGGAGGGTCAGGAAAGAAAGAGTCAAAATTACTGA
- a CDS encoding DUF3467 domain-containing protein, with the protein MASKEITVNVPQDLDPVYSNMIQIAFRDDEFTFLFLHQIPNINQAKAKSIVTISPKHAKKFLGVLQQSIAEFEAKFGTIEAPKEQQATDTVTMRGYS; encoded by the coding sequence ATGGCTTCCAAGGAAATAACCGTGAATGTCCCACAGGATCTTGACCCCGTCTACAGCAATATGATCCAGATCGCCTTCAGGGACGATGAGTTCACCTTCCTCTTCCTCCACCAGATACCAAATATCAACCAGGCAAAGGCCAAGTCTATTGTAACGATCAGCCCAAAGCATGCAAAGAAGTTTCTCGGGGTTCTTCAGCAGAGTATTGCCGAGTTTGAGGCAAAGTTCGGCACAATCGAGGCGCCAAAAGAGCAGCAGGCCACAGACACCGTCACGATGCGGGGCTACTCGTAA
- a CDS encoding DUF5612 domain-containing protein, with product MSPSSSYAISIITENKKGVLRDIATVLANYNVNILTIQQEIMKRGPDAGLAWVDLEIEVDDNFGSIIAALTTLPNVLEVETHETFSKIFGQRVIIIGGGAQVAQVAMGAVNEADRHNIRGERISVDTIPLVGEDTLALAVDAVTRLPRASILVLAGSIMGGKISAAVLNVKAEGIPVIALKMAGSVTKHADLVVTDPIQAGVFAVMHVSEKAIFDIERVKGREF from the coding sequence ATGTCCCCTTCCTCGAGTTACGCAATAAGCATCATCACGGAGAATAAAAAAGGCGTTCTCCGGGATATTGCAACAGTTCTTGCCAATTATAATGTGAATATCCTCACCATACAGCAGGAGATTATGAAGAGAGGCCCGGATGCAGGTCTTGCATGGGTCGATCTTGAGATTGAGGTGGATGATAACTTCGGATCAATCATTGCTGCGCTGACCACGCTTCCCAATGTCCTTGAGGTTGAGACCCACGAAACCTTCTCAAAGATCTTCGGCCAGCGGGTCATCATCATCGGCGGCGGCGCCCAGGTTGCGCAGGTTGCAATGGGTGCAGTCAATGAAGCAGACCGCCATAATATCCGGGGCGAGCGGATCTCAGTCGATACCATCCCGCTTGTCGGGGAGGATACACTGGCACTTGCTGTTGATGCCGTGACCCGGCTCCCGCGTGCCTCTATCCTGGTGCTTGCAGGCTCGATCATGGGAGGAAAGATCAGTGCTGCGGTGCTAAATGTAAAAGCAGAAGGAATACCGGTAATCGCCCTGAAAATGGCAGGAAGCGTGACAAAGCATGCCGATCTCGTCGTGACTGATCCCATCCAGGCAGGGGTGTTTGCTGTGATGCATGTCTCTGAAAAGGCAATTTTTGATATTGAACGTGTAAAAGGCCGTGAATTCTAA
- a CDS encoding DNA polymerase subunit beta, with protein sequence MERPIRLRDFLIDHAGAIYAVSVYDNDERTGCILRYLPDTGGERTGPRGIRYRKIEFDEAYAWIQKQHPEWADTVHRIPHSEIATVLKPEEEMSRILPENPRLRSLMSLFDLPKRSFGVTGSLLCGLENDASDIDLVVYGEHWFSAQRQLADAVAKGLIPRMSEGMWEKVYRKRVPEISFDDFVAHESRKFNRGEYEGTYFDLLFSRGYDQLNAVSIRKGEGIGRDVIEARVTDASLAFDNPSVYAIDHDEISHVLSFTHTYAGQALEGEVIEAAGVVEEHGDTNILIVGTTREARGEYIISRTLLDR encoded by the coding sequence ATGGAGAGACCTATCCGGCTTCGAGACTTTCTCATTGATCATGCAGGGGCAATCTATGCCGTCTCTGTCTATGATAATGATGAGCGAACAGGCTGTATCCTGCGGTACCTGCCTGATACGGGTGGAGAGAGAACCGGACCCCGCGGGATTCGGTACCGGAAGATCGAGTTTGATGAGGCATATGCCTGGATACAAAAACAGCACCCTGAATGGGCAGACACAGTCCATCGGATTCCGCACTCTGAGATCGCAACTGTCCTGAAGCCTGAAGAAGAGATGTCCAGGATTCTGCCGGAAAATCCCCGTCTCCGGAGCCTGATGAGCCTCTTTGATCTCCCCAAGAGAAGTTTCGGCGTGACCGGGTCCCTCCTCTGCGGACTTGAGAACGACGCCTCAGACATTGACCTTGTTGTGTATGGGGAGCACTGGTTTTCAGCACAGAGACAGCTTGCGGATGCAGTTGCAAAAGGGCTGATCCCTCGGATGAGTGAGGGGATGTGGGAGAAGGTCTACCGGAAACGGGTTCCAGAGATCTCCTTTGATGATTTTGTTGCCCATGAATCCAGGAAATTTAACCGGGGCGAGTATGAAGGGACATACTTTGACCTCCTCTTCTCACGTGGCTACGACCAGCTGAATGCTGTTTCCATCCGCAAAGGCGAGGGTATCGGACGGGATGTGATCGAAGCCAGGGTGACTGATGCATCGCTTGCCTTTGACAACCCCTCAGTCTATGCCATCGATCACGACGAGATCAGCCATGTCCTCAGTTTTACGCACACCTATGCCGGCCAGGCGCTTGAAGGAGAGGTGATCGAGGCAGCAGGGGTTGTTGAGGAGCACGGAGACACAAACATTCTGATCGTCGGCACAACCCGTGAGGCCCGGGGAGAATATATCATCTCAAGGACGCTCCTTGACCGATGA